One genomic region from Vitis riparia cultivar Riparia Gloire de Montpellier isolate 1030 chromosome 17, EGFV_Vit.rip_1.0, whole genome shotgun sequence encodes:
- the LOC117904264 gene encoding calcium-binding allergen Ole e 8-like, with product MTSNSISESTKPNIYPQDKDELQKIFNRFDANGDGKISSSELADVLRALGSESSPEEMKRVMEEIDTDHDGCINLEEFAQFCKSGSNVDAGELIDAFQLYDGDKNGLISAVELHQVLKQLGEKCSVQDCQKMIGSFDSDGDGNISFDEFKEMMTKSSPKQRQQ from the coding sequence ATGACGAGCAATTCTATTTCTGAATCCACCAAGCCCAATATCTATCCTCAGGATAAGGATGAATTGCAGAAGATCTTCAACCGCTTCGACGCCAACGGCGACGGCAAGATCTCCAGCTCCGAGCTCGCCGACGTGCTGCGGGCCCTCGGATCTGAGTCGTCGCCCGAGGAGATGAAACGTGTGATGGAGGAGATCGACACCGATCACGACGGCTGCATAAACCTGGAGGAGTTCGCCCAGTTCTGCAAGTCGGGGAGCAACGTCGACGCCGGAGAGCTGATTGATGCGTTTCAGTTGTACGATGGGGATAAGAACGGGTTGATCTCGGCGGTAGAGCTCCACCAGGTGTTGAAGCAGTTGGGGGAGAAGTGCTCGGTGCAGGACTGTCAGAAGATGATCGGATCTTTTGACTCCGATGGTGACGGCAATATTAGCTTTGACGAGTTCAAGGAGATGATGACCAAATCCAGCCCTAAACAGCGTCAACAGTGA